CATCGCCTACGCCCGCGAGGGCGCGGACGTCGCGCTCTCCTACCTCCCCGAGGAGGAGGAGGACGCGAAGAAGGTCGTCGCCCTCATCGAGGAGGCGGGCCGGAAGGCCGTCGCCATCCCCGGCGACATCGCCACGGCGGAGTTCAGCCGCGAGCTCGTCGCGAAGGCGGTCGAGGGCCTCGGCGGCCTCGACATCGTCGTGAACAACGCGGGCAAGCAGCAGAACTTCGACTCCCTCGAGGACATCTCGGACGAGGAGTTCGACGTCACCTTCAAGACCAACGTCTACGCGATGTTCTGGATCACGAAGGCCGCCCTCCCGCACCTCAAGCCCGGCTCGTCGATCATCAACACGTCGTCGATCCAGGCCTACGCGCCGTCGCCGATCCTCGTGCACTACGCCACGACCAAGGCCTCGATCAACGCGTTCTCGAAGGGCCTGGCGCAGCAGCTGGCCCCCAAGGGCATCCGCGTGAACGTCGTCGCGCCCGGCCCGATCTGGACGCCGCTGCAGACCGCGGGCGGCCAGCCCGAGGACGCGCTGCCCGAGTTCGGCGAGGACACCCCCCTCGGCCGCGCCGGC
This genomic interval from Clavibacter michiganensis contains the following:
- a CDS encoding glucose 1-dehydrogenase; amino-acid sequence: MSTDQYTFQDPTKMYADIQPSAQQQDGPGLDAALDDTADRGEKTYRGSNRLEGRKALVTGADSGIGAAVAIAYAREGADVALSYLPEEEEDAKKVVALIEEAGRKAVAIPGDIATAEFSRELVAKAVEGLGGLDIVVNNAGKQQNFDSLEDISDEEFDVTFKTNVYAMFWITKAALPHLKPGSSIINTSSIQAYAPSPILVHYATTKASINAFSKGLAQQLAPKGIRVNVVAPGPIWTPLQTAGGQPEDALPEFGEDTPLGRAGQPAELAPAYVFLASNESSYVVGETLNVNGGMPTP